CGCGGTGAGCGAGCTCATCAAGTTTCTCTACACTGCGGATGCCCAACGCTCCTACGCGAAGTTCGGTTTCCGCCCCGTGGACAAAAAGGTCGAGAAGGAGTTCCACGCGAAGTACGCGAAGGTGGCGGAACCGTTCAGGGTCGACGACCTCGGGGGCTGGAAGAGCGCCCGGAAGAACGTGATCGAGAACGCATGGAAGAAGACACAGGCGAGGTAGGTCGCCCTGCCATGAGACGGTCCCTGAACATGGACTCCCTGGTGCGCGGCGCCACCTTCGCCGCCGCGCTGGGGCTCTTCTTTCTCCTGATTCTCCTTCCGCTGGTGTCCCTGAACCAGTACGCGGTGCGGGAGGGGATCGGGGTGTTCTGGGACCGGCTAAAGAACCCGGACGCCGTCGGCGCACTCCGGTTGACTCTCCTCGTCGCGCTGGCCGCCACCGCGGTCAACGGCGTCATCGGGACGGCGATGGCGTTCCTCCTCACGCGCTACCGGTTCCCGGGGAGGAAGGTGATCAACGCGCTCGTGGACATCCCGCTCGCGATCCCCACCGTGGTCACCGGGTTCGCCCTCCTCCTCATGTACGGTCCGCTCGGCCCGGTGGGGAGGTTTCTCGGGGAACGGAACATCCAGGTGATGTTCTCCTTCCCCGGGCTGCTCCTGGGACACGTCTTCGTCACCTTCCCGTTCATGGTCCGTGCGGTGGGCGCCGTGCTCGAGTCGGTTCCCCGTTCCGGGGAGGATGCGGCACGCACGCTCGGGGCGAAGGAGTGGCAGGTGTTCGCCTTCGTGACCATCCCCGCGATCCGCGAGGGGATCATCGCGGGCGCGTTCCTGACCTTCTCGCGTTCCCTGGGCGAGTTCGGCGCCTCCATCATGGTCTCGGGGAACCTCGTTGGGCGGACGCAGACCGGTCCGCTCTACATCTTCTCCCGCTTCAACACCGGGGACGTGGAGGGCGCGGCGGCGATCGCCATCCTTTTGGCCCTGGCCTCGTTCCTCATCCTCCTGCTTCTGCAGCTCGTCCAGTCGCCGACGGCCCGGAGGACCGTGTGACCGTCCCGCACCTTTCCCTCGAAAAGATCCGGAAGGCGTTCAGCGCGAAGGACGTCCTGAACGACGTATCCCTGAACGTGGCGGCAGGGGAACTGCTGGCCATCCTCGGCCCAAGTGGATGCGGCAAATCCACGCTTCTGCGCGTTGTGGCCGGACTCCTCCGGGCGGACCGCGGGACGGTCCGGATCGCGGGGATGGAGATGGACGGCGTCCCCCCGCGGGACCGCGGAATCGGCTTCGTCTTCCAGGACTATGCCCTCTTCCCGAGGATGACGGTGCGAGACAACATCGCTTTCGGTCTCCGCGTCCGGGGGGTGACGCCCGGGGACCGGAATCGGAAGACGTCGGAGATGATCGAACTTGCAGGCCTCGAGGAAGAGGCGGACCGCGCGGTGGAGACCCTCTCGGGGGGGCAGCGGCAACGGGTCGCTCTCGCACGGGCGCTCGCCGTCTCCCCTTCCCTCCTGTTGCTCGATGAGCCGCTCTCGGCGCTGGACATCAAGGTCCGGGAACGGCTGCGCCGCGAGATCGCCGCCGTGCAGAAGAAAGTGGGGATCACCACGCTGATCGTCACGCACGACCAGGAAGAGGCGATGGAGCTGGGGGACCGGATCGCGGTGATGAACGAAGGGCGGTTCGAGCAGGTCGCCTCCCCGCGGGACGTGTACCAGGCCCCCGCCACCGAATTCGTCGCGAAGTTCATCGGCGAGGTCAACATCCTGCCGGGCCAGTTATACCGGGGATCCGCCTACGCCGGAAACCTGGCGATCCGGATGGAAGGAAATGGGATCCCGTACCATGGAGGGACGGTCAAGGTCCTGTTACGGCCCGAGGACGTGACGCTGCTTTCACCGGGGATCGACGAGGCCGGGCAGACCCACGCGCGGGTAAACTCGGTTTCCTGGCTGGGGGCGCACCTCCGGGTAGAGGTGACCACGGAGGAGGGGTACCCCCTCACCACCCTGGTTCAGCGAAGCCACCCCATGGCGGATCGCCTGTCGGCCGGCGACACGGTCCGCGTAACCGCCTTGCGAGGATCCGTTCTCCCCGACCCGCTTGGGGCCAATGAGCCGGAATATTTTCTATGAGGTTGCCATGAGCGCAATGCGGCGATACCTGCCGGTCTTCCACGACGTTCTTGGCGCGAGCGTCCTCGTGGTGGGGGCCGGTGCGGTGGGGGCGCGGAAGATCGACGCGCTTCTCGCGGGTGGGGCCCGGGTCACGGTGGTCGCAAAGAAAGT
This window of the Deltaproteobacteria bacterium genome carries:
- the modB gene encoding molybdate ABC transporter permease subunit encodes the protein MRRSLNMDSLVRGATFAAALGLFFLLILLPLVSLNQYAVREGIGVFWDRLKNPDAVGALRLTLLVALAATAVNGVIGTAMAFLLTRYRFPGRKVINALVDIPLAIPTVVTGFALLLMYGPLGPVGRFLGERNIQVMFSFPGLLLGHVFVTFPFMVRAVGAVLESVPRSGEDAARTLGAKEWQVFAFVTIPAIREGIIAGAFLTFSRSLGEFGASIMVSGNLVGRTQTGPLYIFSRFNTGDVEGAAAIAILLALASFLILLLLQLVQSPTARRTV
- a CDS encoding ABC transporter ATP-binding protein, with the translated sequence MTVPHLSLEKIRKAFSAKDVLNDVSLNVAAGELLAILGPSGCGKSTLLRVVAGLLRADRGTVRIAGMEMDGVPPRDRGIGFVFQDYALFPRMTVRDNIAFGLRVRGVTPGDRNRKTSEMIELAGLEEEADRAVETLSGGQRQRVALARALAVSPSLLLLDEPLSALDIKVRERLRREIAAVQKKVGITTLIVTHDQEEAMELGDRIAVMNEGRFEQVASPRDVYQAPATEFVAKFIGEVNILPGQLYRGSAYAGNLAIRMEGNGIPYHGGTVKVLLRPEDVTLLSPGIDEAGQTHARVNSVSWLGAHLRVEVTTEEGYPLTTLVQRSHPMADRLSAGDTVRVTALRGSVLPDPLGANEPEYFL